In Euwallacea similis isolate ESF13 chromosome 17, ESF131.1, whole genome shotgun sequence, a single window of DNA contains:
- the LOC136414288 gene encoding tigger transposable element-derived protein 6-like: protein MTGSEKCKLLVIGKYERPRCMKNVKSLPVIYKSNTRAWMTSVIFENYLKDWDENLRRQNREILLLVDNCAAHPKTLHLTNIRLEFLPPNCTSVVQPMDQGIIKCLKAYYRRSFMCRLIKSLDNKEPFNVTILDSIKLIAQSWNEVTPTTIANCFRYAGLLKSTEEFDSDDELPLAQWFEKCKNSDVDCNDWDVPLSDWLRLNYQDLTNAETYLAEYDSFSTVDDKVIATETLTDDDITAEVLGTLNDHQNSDNENDDAQQDEEKPPSHSEALCAIKSVIHFFETANNVSDDILQAALKVERDIENTKLLKTFSIMQIVPSFRFVYRYITDSINVFTKYTVPVTNNTVLVT, encoded by the exons ATGACGGGTAgtgaaaaatgcaaacttcTTGTTATTGGTAAATATGAACGGCCAAGAtgcatgaaaaatgtaaaaagtctgccagtaatttataaatcaaaCACTCGAGCATGGATGACTTCagtgatttttgaaaactatttaaaagaTTGGGATGAAAATTTGCGACgacaaaatagagaaatattgCTGCTGGTTGACAATTGTGCAGCTCACCCAAAAACTCTACATCTAACAAATATCAGATTAGAGTTTTTGCCACCAAATTGCACCTCCGTAGTACAACCAATGGATCAAGGCATAATTAAATGTCTTAAAGCATATTATCGTAGATCCTTTATGTGCCGTCTGATCAAATCATTAGATAATAAAGAGCCCTTCAACGTAACCATCCTGGACTCGATTAAGTTGATCGCCCAATCTTGGAATGAAGTTACGCCAACAACTATTGCAAACTGCTTTCGATATGCAGGTCTCTTAAAATCGACTGAGGAGTTTGATTCAGACGATGAGTTGCCCCTGGCTCAGTGGTTCgaaaagtgcaaaaattcTGATGTGGACTGTAATGACTGGGATGTTCCCCTTAGTGACTGGCTGCGTCTTAACTATCAAGATCTAACAAATGCTGAAACATATCTTGCTGAGTATGACAGTTTTTCGACAGTTGATGATAAGGTAATAGCAACGGAAACCTTAACGGATGATGATATTACTGCTGAAGTTTTAGGAACATTAAATGATCATCAAAATTCTGATAATGAAAACGACGATGCTCAACAGGATGAAGAAAAACCACCGAGTCATTCTGAGGCACTTTGTGCTATTAAAAgtgtaatacattttttcgaaactgCTAATAATGTATCTGATGATATTCTTCAAGCAGCCCTAAAAGTTGAAAGGGATATCGAGAAtacaaaattgttgaaaa CATTCTCCATAATGCAAATAGTACCATCATTTCGA TTCGTATATAGATATATTACAGATTCCATTAATGTTTTTACTAAATATACAGTACCAGTTACTAACAATACAGTCCTGGTTACATAA
- the LOC136414289 gene encoding tigger transposable element-derived protein 4-like has translation MADKRKFITVKEKLDIIKSIESGIRKSEIAKRKSLAKTTVSTIWSNRQKIKLASENKSQKIKKIRNPVRQDVGQALLRWFEIRRSENTAISGPVMRAKAEDLSRGLQGDDFKCSTGWLGRFKTRHNINFGKVSGEVGDVNRQVVLKWLDDKWPGISKNYSSENIFNGDETGLFYRMTPDRTLKFRGEKCVGGKQSKLRYTV, from the coding sequence ATGGCAGACAAACGTAAGTTTATAACTGTTAAAGAGAAGTTAgacattattaaaagtattgaGAGTGGCATTCGGAAATCAGAAATCGCCAAACGAAAAAGTCTGGCAAAAACAACGGTTTCTACAATTTGGAGCaatcgacaaaaaattaaGCTAGCCAGCGAAAATAAATCccagaagattaaaaaaattagaaatcctGTACGTCAAGATGTAGGTCAAGCTCTTCTACGATGGTTTGAAATTCGAAGATCCGAAAATACTGCAATAAGCGGTCCAGTTATGAGAGCAAAAGCCGAAGATTTGTCCAGGGGATTACAAGGTGACGATTTTAAGTGTTCTACAGGGTGGCTCGGACGTTTTAAAACTCGACACAACATaaattttggtaaagtttCTGGTGAAGTAGGAGATGTAAACAGACAAGTTGTCCTAAAGTGGTTAGATGATAAGTGGCCTGGAATATCGAAAAATTACAgcagtgaaaatatttttaatggggaCGAGACTGGGTTATTTTACAGGATGACTCCAGATCGTACCCTTAAATTTAGGGGAGAAAAATGTGTGGGAGGGAAGCAATCAAAATTGAGGTACACTGTTTGA